From a single Cyprinus carpio isolate SPL01 chromosome A3, ASM1834038v1, whole genome shotgun sequence genomic region:
- the LOC109075479 gene encoding axin-2 → MNRTLTDPMVSSFREDDPRPPVPGEEGETTCHHPSKLAMMRLKDPVKTIMADPRCSTARRNDDGLGEPEGSASPDSPLARWTKSLHFLLGDQDGAQLFRAYLEREKCEDTLDFWFACNGFRQMDLKDTKTHRVAKAIYKRYIENNSIVAKQLKPATKTFIRDNIKRQQIDSAMFDQAQMEIQTAMEENAYQMFLTSDIYLEYVRTGCENASHMNPNGLGGLKLVCGYLPTLNEEEEWSCNDFKAKALATVVGLSAKALRSPPSLRAVEALEKGYRSYRRSDPGNPYRVASGYSFAPATSANDSEISSDALTDDSMSMTDSSVDAIPPYKLGSKKQLQREMQRNMRMNGQVSLPPFPRTRRPPKEMTPVEPAAFAAQLIARLERLKREQETMSSLEERLQQIQEEEERDESEVSGSSASHSLPLLPPGSSEEDPQAILDEHLSRVLKTPGCQSPGMLRHSPRSRSPEQRPLPRGGPGTRSQSGSVNGYMPSKISRQSTKHIHHHYIHHHAGPKSKEQIEAEATQRVQCLCHGASECCSAPYNRSRSLGRDQCGSPAEVAFGHSSSLSKRLCKSGEEVNTEGLESSLLQLPADSTDRSQNVWQWILESDRQTKHKPHSTQNVKKSHCLEPTRTHTWGGGGSSGHLRAHQPSHPFVQDPAMPPLPPPNTLAQLEEARRRLEEVSKPSKQRHSTSSLQRDKSHPVPVQNGSSALHMDEPKDLKKMSGSHSSLCSETVVTYFFCGEEIPYRRMMKTHSLTLGHFKEQLRKKGNYRYYFKKASDEFECGAVFEEVWDDCTVLPMYEGKILGKVERMD, encoded by the exons ATGAATAGGACACTTACAGATCCTATGGTCAGTAGCTTCAGAGAAGATGACCCACGTCCACCGGTCCCAGGGGAAGAGGGTGAGACGACATGCCACCATCCCAGCAAACTGGCCATGATGAGACTGAAggatcctgtgaaaaccattatGGCTGATCCTCGCTGTTCCACAGCAAGGAGGAATGACGATGGACTTGGGGAACCTGAGGGCAGTGCATCTCCGGACTCCCCTCTTGCCCGGTGGACCAAATCTTTGCATTTCCTTCTTGGGGACCAGGACGGTGCTCAACTTTTCCGGGCATATCTTGAACGTGAGAAATGCGAGGACACTTTAGATTTCTGGTTTGCTTGCAATGGTTTCAGGCAAATGGACCTCAAGGATACCAAAACACACAGAGTTGCCAAAGCCATTTACAAGCGATATATTGAGAACAACAGCATTGTGGCCAAGCAGCTTAAACCTGCTACTAAGACCTTTATTAGGGATAATATTAAGCGTCAGCAGATTGACTCTGCAATGTTTGATCAGGCTCAAATGGAGATCCAGACTGCTATGGAGGAGAATGCCTATCAGATGTTCTTGACCTCAGACATATACCTTGAGTATGTCAGAACCGGGTGCGAGAATGCCAGTCATATGAATCCTAATGGACTAGGTGGTCTAAAGCTGGTATGTGGATACTTGCCGACTTTAAATGAAGAGGAAGAATGGAGTTGTAATGACTTTAAAGCCAAAGCTTTGGCCACTGTAGTAGGACTGTCTGCCAAAGCGTTACGGTCACCTCCATCCCTTCGTGCAGTGGAAGCATTGGAGAAAGGCTACAG GTCCTACAGACGCAGCGACCCTGGAAACCCCTATCGTGTTGCATCCGGTTATAGTTTTGCCCCTGCCACCAGTGCCAACGACAGCGAGATCTCCAGTGATGCCCTGACAGATGACTCGATGTCCATGACGGACAGTAGTGT AGATGCCATCCCTCCGTACAAGCTGGGAagtaaaaaacaattacaacGAGAGATGCAGCGCAACATGAGAATGAATGGCCAAGTGTCTCTACCTCCGTTCCCT AGGACACGGCGGCCACCTAAGGAGATGACTCCTGTGGAGCCAGCAGCCTTTGCGGCACAGCTGATAGCCAGACTGGAGCGTCTGAAGCGGGAACAGGAAACCATGAGCTCTCTAGAGGAAAGACTTCAGCAGATTCAGGAG GAGGAGGAGAGGGATGAATCTGAGGTGTCTGGAAGCAGTGCATCCCACTCTCTACCTTTGCTCCCTCCTGGCTCTTCTGAGGAGGACCCCCAGGCCATCCTGGATGAGCACCTTTCCCGAGTTCTCAAGACCCCTGGCTGTCAGTCTCCAGGAATGCTTAGGCATTCCCCACGCTCCCGATCTCCTGAACAGCGCCCCCTGCCTCGGGGAGGTCCTGGGACCAGGTCGCAGTCTGGCTCTGTGAATGGATACATGCCATCCAAGATCTCCAGACAGTCAACCAAGCACATCCATCACCATTACATCCATCACCATGCTGGGCCCAAAAGCAAGGAGCAGATCGAGGCGGAGGCAACCCAGCGGGTGCAGTGCCTGTGCCATGGAGCTTCAGAATGCTGCTCTGCCCCCTACAACCGCAGCCGGAGTCTGGGCAGAGACCAGTGTGGCAGCCCTGCAGAAGTGGCCTTTGG GCATTCCAGCTCTTTATCTAAGCGTTTGTGTAAATCTGGAGAGGAGGTGAACACAGAAGGGTTGGAGAGCAGTCTCCTTCAGCTGCCAGCTGACAGTACAGACCGCTCTCAAAACGTATGGCAATGGATCCTGGAGAGCGACCGACAGACCAAGCACAAGCCCCACAG CACTCAAAATGTAAAGAAGTCGCACTGTTTGGaacccacacgcacacacacctggGGAGGTGGAGGAAGCAGTGGGCATCTCCGTGCCCACCAGCCTTCACACCCCTTCGTTCAGGACCCTGCCATGCCACCTCTACCCCCTCCCAACACCCTAGCACAGCTTGAAGAGGCCCGCAGACGCCTAGAAGAAGTTTCCAAACCCTCTAAACAGAG GCATTCAACATCAAGCCTTCAGAGAGACAAGAGTCACCCAGTGCCTGTACAGAATGGCAGTTCAGCACTTCATATGGATGA ACCGAAAGATCTCAAGAAGATGTCAGGTTCCCACAGTAGTTTGTGCTCTGAGACAGTGGTCACATACTTCTTTTGTGGTGAGGAAATCCCGTACCGCCGGATGATGAAAACACACAGCCTCACACTCGGTCACTTCAAGGAACAACTGCGGAAAAAAGGAAACTACAG GTACTACTTCAAAAAGGCCAGTGATGAGTTTGAGTGCGGTGCTGTGTTTGAGGAGGTCTGGGATGACTGCACAGTTCTGCCCATGTATGAGGGCAAAATCCTCGGCAAAGTGGAGAGAATGGACTAA